One part of the Halopenitus persicus genome encodes these proteins:
- a CDS encoding FAD-dependent oxidoreductase, producing the protein MTDEYDLAIIGGGISGASLLYTVAKFTDVEDVVLIEKEPEIAAINSHHTNNSQTLHFGDIETNYTLEKAEEVKEGAELLAGYLENHDPDREMHSKRSKMVLAVGDEEVEKLESRYHEEGFGDLYPKLRSIDREEIADLEPKVVEGRDPDTELRALQTPDGYVVDYGAVSKSFVDLADEEDGVDVYTGTTVTDIDDDGEGFRITTDNGIFESDATVVAAGSHSLQIAKEMGYGQNMSLLPVAGSFFLADDLLNGKVYTLQMKKLPFAAVHGDADVHDGDITRFGPTAKVVPTLERGRMSTVGDFLDVFGFSPDSFLSYANILADRILLPYVLRNLVYDVPEVGKRAFLPNVRKVVPTVELSDIDRATGYGGVRPQIVDTEAKDLDMGEAKITGDDVLFNITPSPGASTCLKNAMADAEQVLAFLDGDHEFDVEAFRAETIGQFPRADDDGDDAAADAAEPPAAD; encoded by the coding sequence ATGACGGATGAATACGACCTAGCCATCATCGGAGGAGGCATCAGCGGGGCGTCGCTACTGTACACGGTAGCGAAGTTCACGGACGTCGAGGACGTCGTGCTGATCGAGAAGGAACCGGAGATCGCGGCGATCAACTCCCATCACACGAACAACTCCCAGACGCTCCACTTCGGGGACATCGAGACGAACTACACCCTCGAGAAGGCCGAGGAGGTCAAGGAGGGCGCCGAGCTGCTGGCCGGCTACCTCGAGAACCACGACCCCGACCGGGAGATGCACAGCAAGCGCAGCAAAATGGTGCTGGCGGTCGGCGACGAGGAGGTCGAGAAGCTCGAGTCGCGGTACCACGAGGAGGGCTTCGGCGATCTGTATCCCAAGCTGCGGTCGATCGACCGCGAGGAGATCGCGGACCTCGAGCCGAAGGTCGTGGAGGGCCGCGATCCGGACACGGAGCTGCGCGCGCTCCAGACGCCGGACGGCTACGTCGTCGACTACGGCGCGGTCTCGAAGTCGTTCGTCGACCTGGCCGACGAGGAGGACGGCGTCGACGTCTACACCGGCACGACGGTCACCGACATCGACGACGACGGCGAGGGGTTCCGGATCACCACCGACAACGGCATCTTCGAGTCGGACGCCACGGTCGTCGCGGCCGGGTCCCACAGCCTCCAGATCGCCAAGGAGATGGGCTACGGGCAGAACATGTCGCTGCTGCCCGTCGCGGGGAGCTTCTTCCTCGCCGACGACCTGCTGAACGGGAAGGTCTACACCCTCCAGATGAAGAAGCTCCCGTTCGCCGCGGTTCACGGCGACGCGGACGTTCACGACGGAGACATCACGCGGTTCGGCCCGACGGCGAAGGTCGTGCCGACCCTCGAACGCGGCCGGATGTCGACCGTCGGCGACTTCCTCGACGTCTTCGGCTTCTCGCCCGACTCGTTCCTCAGCTACGCGAACATCCTCGCCGACCGGATCCTGCTGCCGTACGTCCTCCGGAACCTCGTCTACGACGTCCCCGAGGTCGGCAAGCGCGCCTTCCTCCCGAACGTCCGAAAGGTCGTTCCGACCGTCGAACTGTCCGACATCGACCGGGCGACGGGCTACGGCGGCGTCCGGCCGCAGATCGTCGACACCGAAGCGAAGGACCTCGACATGGGCGAGGCGAAGATCACCGGCGACGACGTCCTGTTCAACATCACGCCCTCGCCGGGCGCCTCGACCTGCCTGAAGAACGCGATGGCCGACGCCGAGCAGGTGCTGGCGTTCCTCGACGGGGACCACGAGTTCGACGTCGAGGCGTTCCGCGCGGAGACGATCGGCCAGTTCCCGCGGGCGGACGACGATGGCGACGACGCCGCCGCTGACGCCGCCGAGCCGCCGGCCGCCGACTGA
- a CDS encoding UbiD family decarboxylase, with the protein MTIDSLREYLAVLEAHDDLSRIDEAVSWNLEASAITMLANERDARIPLFERTEAARLVGDPYRGSGSRPWNRIALGLDLPRDLSRYEFYEAVIDRLQDPIPPTSVEAADAPVKERTVTGADVDLLRFPWPYIHAGDGGRYSNLHTLVAPDPDSEWVDWSYHRAMVHDGGTASVLLLAGEQTPNLYYYKYERRGEPMPVAIVVGAEPAVEYTSVMWIPTDRSEAEFAGGLKGEPIELVECETNDLRVPANAELVIEGEILPDARRDEGPFGDYFGYMHGPRRSMPVLEVSAITHREDPIIPFCVEGSGVGYAENSTSSMEAGCVGPDATLGLRTAGFDVECCVPWTSTPRTVYVIATDRSEPGYLHELANFIFTTWGMLHVDFFVFVDADVEPTDSRAVVEALALHADPDADFHQFGVETMPKVPLNIYQTPSEKGDIQTGTSKAKTAKTYIDATRSEPAPDRSPELERRARETLRAAGVELDVEDALLGGRPPREEPTGGWRR; encoded by the coding sequence ATGACGATCGACAGCTTGCGGGAGTATCTCGCCGTCCTCGAGGCCCACGACGACCTGTCCCGGATCGATGAGGCGGTCTCCTGGAACCTCGAGGCCAGCGCGATCACGATGCTCGCGAACGAGCGGGACGCGCGGATCCCGCTGTTCGAACGCACCGAGGCCGCCAGGCTCGTCGGGGACCCCTATCGCGGGAGCGGAAGCCGTCCCTGGAACCGGATCGCGCTCGGGCTCGACCTCCCGAGGGACCTCTCGCGGTACGAGTTCTACGAGGCGGTGATCGACCGGCTCCAGGACCCGATCCCGCCGACGTCGGTCGAGGCCGCCGACGCGCCGGTCAAGGAGCGAACGGTGACCGGCGCGGACGTCGACCTGCTCCGGTTCCCGTGGCCGTACATCCACGCCGGCGACGGCGGTCGCTACTCGAACCTCCACACCCTCGTCGCCCCCGATCCCGACTCGGAGTGGGTCGACTGGTCGTACCACCGCGCGATGGTTCACGACGGCGGGACCGCGAGCGTGCTGTTGCTCGCGGGCGAGCAGACGCCGAACCTCTATTATTACAAGTACGAACGCCGCGGCGAGCCGATGCCCGTGGCGATCGTCGTGGGCGCCGAGCCGGCCGTCGAGTACACCTCGGTGATGTGGATCCCGACCGACCGGAGCGAGGCCGAGTTCGCCGGCGGGCTCAAGGGCGAGCCGATCGAGCTCGTCGAGTGCGAGACGAACGACCTGCGGGTCCCCGCGAACGCGGAGCTGGTCATCGAGGGGGAGATCCTCCCGGACGCCCGACGCGACGAGGGGCCGTTCGGCGACTACTTCGGGTACATGCACGGCCCGCGGCGGTCGATGCCGGTCCTAGAGGTGTCGGCGATCACCCACCGCGAGGACCCGATCATCCCCTTCTGCGTCGAGGGGTCCGGCGTCGGCTACGCCGAGAACTCCACGAGCTCGATGGAGGCCGGCTGCGTCGGCCCCGACGCGACGCTCGGCCTCCGAACCGCCGGCTTCGACGTCGAGTGCTGCGTGCCCTGGACCTCGACGCCGCGAACGGTCTACGTGATCGCCACCGACCGCAGCGAGCCGGGCTACCTCCACGAGCTCGCGAACTTCATCTTCACCACCTGGGGGATGTTACACGTCGACTTCTTCGTCTTCGTCGACGCCGACGTCGAGCCCACGGACTCCCGTGCGGTCGTGGAGGCGCTGGCGCTGCACGCGGACCCGGACGCGGACTTCCACCAGTTCGGCGTCGAGACGATGCCGAAGGTGCCGCTCAACATCTACCAGACGCCCAGCGAGAAGGGCGACATTCAGACCGGCACCTCGAAGGCGAAGACGGCGAAGACCTACATCGACGCGACCCGGTCGGAGCCGGCGCCGGACCGCTCCCCCGAACTGGAACGGCGCGCACGCGAAACGCTCCGGGCGGCCGGAGTCGAACTCGACGTCGAGGACGCGCTGTTGGGCGGCCGACCGCCCCGCGAGGAGCCGACGGGAGGCTGGCGCCGATGA
- a CDS encoding UbiD family decarboxylase, which yields MSGFGLRSHLDRLRERGDLVAIDDRVHWDEEAAAIATVAAREGAPALAFEQTPGHVRFVAGAFGGPDQLAAHDREPWDRIGDALTAGEDLATVPPTHEYGDLLELLAGERTEPATAADGEPAATPDPTLDLHTLGLPTLSANTRPIVSLGILAVDLGPEYGTTWVPVRGGVRGSSRLRLVVPRAFRERLAAATEDAGSGGGGVKNGRERGGIDGGPPTDPPAVSLLLGVSAPALVAALQGWIGDRVRTDVPELAAGIAPTATARVDGRLVPRDAEVRIDGTLRMEAPGGREPTVTGSTPDPASTTTTTEERRAAWEAACETATVVLGVDRIATREDPVVAVSPLGAPLSDDTQLVSLVEAARLYRRVNGYWGVSPVRWVRLPPEGGLGMCLVASEILYAGFEWQLANTLFSFSRLFDKVLIVDEGSDPTDLAKALDDMWVKAHPANDWAFSEPHAPSATATRYRRDGETGSRLHIAATWDPRWDEEYIAPRVTFEQSFPENVRESVAERWDEFDLERE from the coding sequence ATGAGCGGGTTCGGGCTTCGATCCCACCTGGATCGGCTGCGCGAACGCGGGGACCTCGTCGCGATCGACGACCGCGTCCACTGGGACGAGGAGGCGGCCGCGATCGCCACGGTCGCCGCACGGGAGGGCGCCCCCGCCCTGGCGTTCGAGCAAACGCCCGGACACGTCCGGTTCGTCGCCGGCGCGTTCGGCGGTCCCGACCAGCTCGCCGCCCACGACCGGGAGCCGTGGGACCGGATCGGGGACGCGCTGACCGCGGGCGAGGACCTCGCGACCGTACCGCCGACCCACGAGTACGGCGACCTGCTCGAGCTGTTGGCCGGCGAGCGGACCGAGCCGGCGACGGCGGCCGACGGCGAGCCCGCAGCGACCCCGGACCCGACGCTCGATCTGCACACCCTCGGGCTGCCGACCCTCTCGGCGAACACGCGCCCGATCGTCTCGCTGGGGATTCTCGCGGTCGATCTCGGCCCGGAATACGGAACCACATGGGTCCCGGTTCGCGGCGGCGTCCGGGGCAGCTCGCGGCTCCGGCTCGTGGTCCCGCGCGCGTTTCGTGAGCGGCTCGCAGCCGCGACGGAGGACGCCGGGAGCGGTGGCGGCGGAGTGAAAAACGGGAGGGAACGCGGCGGGATCGACGGCGGACCGCCGACGGATCCGCCGGCGGTCAGCCTGCTGCTCGGCGTCTCCGCACCGGCGTTGGTCGCGGCGCTCCAGGGGTGGATCGGCGACCGCGTGCGGACGGACGTCCCCGAACTCGCCGCCGGAATCGCCCCGACGGCGACCGCCCGGGTTGACGGCCGGCTCGTCCCGCGCGACGCCGAGGTCAGGATCGACGGAACCCTCCGGATGGAGGCGCCGGGTGGCAGGGAGCCGACGGTCACCGGTTCGACGCCGGATCCGGCGAGCACGACGACCACGACGGAGGAGCGGCGTGCGGCCTGGGAGGCGGCCTGCGAGACGGCGACCGTCGTGTTGGGGGTCGACCGGATCGCGACCCGGGAGGACCCGGTCGTGGCCGTCTCGCCGCTGGGCGCCCCGCTGTCGGACGACACCCAGCTCGTGAGCCTCGTCGAGGCCGCACGGCTCTACCGGCGCGTCAACGGGTACTGGGGCGTCTCCCCGGTTCGGTGGGTCAGGCTCCCGCCGGAGGGCGGGCTCGGGATGTGTCTGGTCGCCAGCGAGATCCTCTATGCCGGCTTCGAGTGGCAGCTCGCCAACACGCTGTTCTCGTTCTCGCGGCTCTTCGACAAGGTCCTGATCGTCGACGAGGGATCCGACCCGACCGACCTCGCGAAGGCGCTCGACGACATGTGGGTGAAGGCGCACCCGGCCAACGACTGGGCGTTCAGCGAGCCGCACGCCCCGAGCGCGACCGCCACGCGCTACCGGCGCGACGGCGAGACCGGCTCGCGGCTCCACATCGCCGCCACGTGGGACCCGCGCTGGGACGAGGAGTACATCGCGCCGCGGGTCACCTTCGAACAGTCATTTCCGGAGAACGTCCGCGAGTCGGTGGCGGAGCGCTGGGACGAGTTCGACCTCGAGCGGGAGTGA
- a CDS encoding zinc ribbon domain-containing protein, producing MSADRDVANDLAADGGSAPDVDAVGIETAAIRLPEYRLSSEAIAEAWGTSHAPGVERKAVAGADEDALTMAVAAADRVLAGDADGTTGGGAASSDTVDPDRVDLVVTATTTPPMEEGEFTPRLVRALGLPTDVATATLGGSTAAGGEALARGLEAAASRTALVVVADCPAGDPAETDHPMGAGAAAFVLSSDPAVSVGEPAWHVEEYPGIRHRERGAETVDTLDITTYQRTAIRESITAATEALADDGGPLAGPGLEAVDAAAVHQPNGSLPYRATGDLPFDPEAVQAGTVADRIGDAGAATVPIGLLAAVADANGEADGADPDGDRRSVAAVFGGGTAVSMACRGTVSVAGVEELDAGESITYDEYLRKRGTIVDGEVAGGGAHVSLPNWQGSLDQRYRLVAGRCPECGGVTFPPTGACRECHERVTFEEFEAPRTGTVRAVTVIGQGGAPPEFAGHQQRDGAYGVAIVDLGEGDDEITLPGQLTDADPTAVEVGDAVTATVRRIYEQEGVPRYGVKFVPEADAE from the coding sequence ATGAGCGCCGACCGTGACGTCGCGAACGACCTCGCGGCCGACGGCGGGTCCGCGCCGGACGTCGACGCGGTCGGCATCGAGACCGCCGCGATCCGATTGCCCGAGTACCGCCTCTCGAGCGAGGCGATCGCCGAGGCGTGGGGGACGAGCCACGCACCCGGCGTCGAGCGAAAGGCCGTCGCCGGCGCGGACGAGGACGCGCTGACGATGGCGGTCGCCGCCGCCGATCGCGTGCTTGCCGGTGACGCCGACGGGACGACCGGCGGCGGCGCGGCGAGCTCCGATACGGTCGACCCCGACCGCGTCGACCTCGTGGTGACCGCGACGACCACGCCCCCGATGGAGGAGGGCGAGTTCACGCCGCGGCTCGTTCGCGCGCTCGGGCTGCCGACGGACGTGGCGACCGCGACCCTCGGCGGCTCGACCGCCGCCGGCGGCGAGGCGCTCGCACGCGGGCTGGAAGCGGCCGCCTCGAGGACTGCGCTGGTCGTCGTCGCCGACTGCCCGGCGGGTGATCCGGCCGAGACCGACCACCCGATGGGCGCCGGCGCGGCCGCGTTCGTGTTGTCGAGCGATCCCGCGGTCTCCGTCGGCGAGCCGGCCTGGCACGTCGAGGAGTATCCGGGGATCCGCCACCGCGAGCGCGGCGCCGAGACGGTCGACACCCTCGACATCACGACCTACCAGCGAACCGCGATCCGCGAGTCGATCACGGCCGCGACGGAGGCGCTCGCCGACGACGGCGGTCCCCTCGCCGGGCCGGGACTCGAGGCGGTCGATGCCGCCGCGGTCCACCAGCCGAACGGGAGTCTCCCGTACCGTGCGACCGGCGATCTGCCGTTCGATCCCGAGGCGGTCCAGGCCGGAACGGTCGCCGACCGGATCGGCGACGCGGGCGCCGCGACGGTTCCGATCGGACTGCTCGCCGCAGTCGCCGACGCGAACGGCGAGGCGGACGGTGCCGATCCGGACGGCGACCGTCGGAGCGTCGCGGCCGTCTTCGGCGGCGGCACCGCGGTCTCGATGGCCTGCCGCGGGACGGTGTCCGTCGCCGGCGTCGAGGAACTGGACGCCGGCGAGTCGATCACCTACGACGAGTATCTCCGCAAGCGCGGCACGATCGTCGACGGCGAGGTCGCGGGCGGCGGCGCCCACGTGAGCCTGCCGAACTGGCAGGGCTCGCTCGACCAGCGCTACCGGCTCGTCGCCGGACGCTGCCCGGAGTGCGGCGGCGTCACGTTCCCGCCGACCGGCGCCTGTCGGGAGTGTCACGAGCGCGTCACCTTCGAGGAGTTCGAGGCACCCCGGACCGGAACCGTCCGTGCCGTGACGGTCATCGGCCAGGGCGGCGCGCCGCCGGAGTTCGCCGGCCACCAGCAGCGCGACGGCGCCTACGGGGTCGCGATCGTCGACCTCGGGGAGGGCGACGACGAGATCACCCTGCCCGGACAGCTGACCGACGCCGACCCGACCGCCGTCGAGGTGGGCGACGCCGTCACGGCGACGGTCCGGCGGATCTACGAACAGGAGGGCGTCCCGCGGTACGGCGTGAAGTTCGTTCCCGAGGCGGACGCCGAGTGA
- a CDS encoding thiolase C-terminal domain-containing protein: protein MRDVYVIGAGQSPFGSFPDETYLSLFETAYENALESVGGELDPDRIDEAFLGTLGVGGRQIGLSSPAVTEHLGLHGVPTTRVENACAASGYSFRSALTAVRAGTADVALAGGYEVMTDTSADQTKWWLGVSGETEWERTSGTTFAGVYAQMASAYLDAYDATVDDLSRVAVKNHGNGAKNPKAHLGFECSLEDARSAPGVADPLNLYHCCPTTDGASAALLASEEVAAEFDGPAVKVAGAGAASGRVGLFQRESLTSIPASVQAGEQAYAEAGVAPDDLDFAEVHDCFAIAELLAYDDLGFCERGEAGRLLREGVVDPDGELPTNTSGGLKSKGHPIGATGTGQVVEAFSQLRGEAHVQVDDPTYGLTHNVGGSGGGVTVHVFERTEVDA from the coding sequence ATGAGGGATGTGTACGTCATCGGGGCTGGCCAGTCGCCGTTCGGCTCGTTCCCCGACGAGACCTACCTGTCGCTGTTCGAGACGGCCTACGAGAACGCGCTCGAGAGCGTGGGCGGCGAGCTGGATCCGGACCGGATCGACGAGGCGTTCCTGGGAACGCTCGGCGTCGGCGGGCGACAGATCGGCCTGAGCAGCCCGGCGGTCACTGAACACCTGGGACTGCACGGCGTCCCGACGACCCGCGTCGAGAACGCGTGTGCCGCCAGCGGCTACTCGTTCCGCTCGGCGCTGACTGCCGTGCGGGCCGGGACCGCGGACGTCGCGCTGGCGGGCGGCTATGAGGTGATGACCGACACGAGCGCCGACCAGACCAAGTGGTGGCTCGGCGTCAGCGGCGAGACCGAGTGGGAACGCACGAGCGGGACGACCTTCGCCGGCGTCTACGCCCAGATGGCCAGCGCCTATCTCGACGCGTACGACGCGACCGTCGACGACCTCTCGCGGGTCGCGGTGAAGAACCACGGCAACGGTGCGAAGAACCCAAAGGCGCACCTCGGGTTCGAGTGTTCGCTGGAGGACGCGCGCTCCGCGCCGGGCGTGGCCGACCCGCTCAACCTCTATCACTGCTGTCCGACCACCGACGGCGCCAGCGCAGCCCTGTTGGCGAGCGAGGAGGTCGCCGCCGAGTTCGACGGCCCGGCGGTCAAAGTCGCCGGCGCCGGCGCGGCCAGCGGGCGCGTGGGGCTCTTCCAGCGCGAGTCGCTCACGAGCATCCCCGCGAGCGTGCAGGCCGGCGAGCAGGCCTACGCCGAGGCCGGCGTCGCTCCCGACGACCTCGATTTCGCCGAGGTCCACGACTGCTTCGCGATCGCGGAGCTGCTGGCGTACGACGACCTCGGCTTCTGCGAGCGCGGCGAGGCCGGCCGACTGCTCCGTGAGGGCGTCGTCGACCCCGACGGCGAGCTGCCGACGAACACCAGCGGCGGCCTCAAATCGAAGGGCCACCCGATCGGCGCCACCGGCACCGGCCAGGTCGTGGAGGCGTTCTCCCAGCTCCGCGGGGAGGCCCACGTGCAGGTCGACGACCCGACCTACGGGCTCACCCACAACGTCGGCGGCAGCGGCGGCGGCGTGACGGTTCACGTCTTCGAGCGCACGGAGGTGGACGCATGA
- a CDS encoding acyl-CoA dehydrogenase family protein, with translation MSLIESALSEEHREFRDRADDFATEVVAPRAEAIEETDEFPRDVLAEAGDRGLLGVLLPEEYGGEGSDFLSYCLVIERIAQASGAVAESIQGHTFAALPIARHGTDAQKEAYLEPMARGESIGAMLLTEPDAGSSPTELATVAEETDDGYAITGEKAFGTNAGVADVHLVVARKRPAPDEGHGVSVFLVPSPEEAPGFTFDRVEFMGMRGHVTGDSAFDDVAVPADALLGEVGQGFRIAMGTIDMARTGLGAIATGIATAAFEEAVDYAGAREQGGNPVGQYQAVQVLVAEMDAKLDGARHLVYDSAHDIAAGEGDTRASSKAKYVASDVVEYVTRNAIQIHGGKGYRTDYPLERYFRDAKILSLIGGTTEIQKTTVAEHALDL, from the coding sequence ATGAGCCTCATCGAGAGCGCGCTCTCCGAGGAGCATCGGGAGTTCCGTGACCGGGCGGACGACTTCGCCACCGAGGTGGTCGCCCCACGGGCCGAGGCGATCGAGGAGACCGACGAGTTCCCCCGCGACGTCCTCGCGGAGGCCGGCGACCGTGGGCTACTCGGCGTGCTGCTGCCCGAGGAATACGGCGGCGAGGGGTCGGACTTCCTCTCGTACTGTCTCGTGATCGAACGGATCGCGCAGGCGAGCGGCGCGGTCGCCGAGAGCATCCAGGGCCACACCTTCGCGGCGCTGCCGATCGCCCGGCACGGCACGGACGCCCAGAAGGAGGCGTATCTCGAGCCGATGGCCCGCGGCGAGTCGATCGGCGCGATGCTGCTCACCGAGCCCGACGCGGGCAGCTCACCGACGGAGCTTGCAACCGTCGCCGAGGAGACCGACGACGGCTACGCGATCACCGGCGAGAAGGCCTTCGGGACGAACGCCGGCGTCGCCGACGTCCACCTCGTCGTCGCGCGCAAGCGCCCGGCGCCCGACGAGGGCCACGGCGTGAGCGTCTTCCTCGTTCCGAGCCCCGAGGAGGCGCCGGGATTCACCTTCGACCGCGTGGAGTTCATGGGGATGCGCGGGCACGTCACCGGCGACTCCGCCTTCGATGACGTGGCGGTCCCCGCGGACGCGCTGCTCGGCGAGGTCGGGCAGGGCTTCCGGATCGCGATGGGGACGATCGACATGGCGCGGACCGGCCTCGGCGCGATCGCGACCGGCATCGCGACGGCGGCCTTCGAGGAGGCGGTCGACTACGCCGGCGCCCGCGAGCAGGGCGGCAACCCGGTCGGCCAGTATCAGGCCGTCCAGGTGCTCGTCGCCGAAATGGACGCGAAGCTCGACGGGGCGCGCCACCTCGTCTACGACTCGGCCCACGACATCGCCGCCGGCGAGGGCGACACCCGCGCCTCGAGCAAGGCGAAGTACGTCGCCAGCGACGTCGTCGAGTACGTCACCCGCAACGCGATCCAGATCCACGGCGGGAAGGGGTACCGGACGGACTACCCCCTCGAGCGCTACTTCCGCGACGCGAAGATCCTCAGCCTCATCGGCGGAACGACCGAGATCCAGAAGACGACGGTCGCCGAGCACGCGCTCGACTTATAA
- a CDS encoding enoyl-CoA hydratase/isomerase family protein — protein sequence MQSFTELDLEYFETNLDDHVGYLRLNRPPANAHHIDVLLELQRAVEVIRFDDDVRVVLFGSANEDIFSTGFDIGVLQEKSGQQIGYASQTSKEVIMKIRTTDTIFIAMVNGHCMGGGLELALACDFRYVGDDDDYSVGMPEVHLGLIAGEAGTQLLPRYIDRSTALKMMITGETLTPEEATERGIFDEIHSPEEVEDAAREFADQIVQKPNLAVGNNKLAVNEGLELPLSDALAHERELQNRLLGSDIAKEGVDAYLGKRDPDFLAVEKGEKEPGDAE from the coding sequence ATGCAATCGTTCACCGAGCTCGACCTCGAGTACTTCGAGACGAACCTGGACGACCACGTCGGCTACCTCCGACTGAACCGCCCGCCGGCGAACGCGCACCACATCGACGTCCTGCTGGAGCTCCAGCGCGCCGTCGAAGTGATCCGGTTCGACGACGACGTCCGCGTGGTACTGTTCGGCAGCGCGAACGAGGACATCTTCTCGACCGGCTTCGACATCGGCGTCCTCCAGGAGAAGTCCGGCCAGCAGATCGGCTACGCGAGCCAGACCAGCAAGGAGGTCATCATGAAGATCCGCACCACGGACACGATCTTCATCGCGATGGTCAACGGCCACTGTATGGGCGGCGGCCTCGAGCTCGCGCTCGCGTGTGACTTCCGCTACGTCGGCGACGACGACGACTACAGCGTCGGGATGCCGGAGGTCCACCTGGGTCTCATCGCCGGCGAGGCCGGCACGCAGCTCCTGCCGCGGTACATCGACCGTTCGACCGCCCTGAAGATGATGATCACGGGCGAGACGCTGACCCCCGAGGAGGCGACCGAGCGCGGCATCTTCGACGAGATCCACTCGCCGGAGGAGGTCGAGGACGCGGCCCGCGAGTTCGCCGACCAGATCGTCCAGAAGCCGAACCTCGCGGTCGGCAACAACAAGCTCGCCGTCAACGAGGGGCTCGAGCTCCCGCTGTCGGACGCGCTGGCCCACGAGCGCGAGCTGCAGAACCGCCTGCTCGGCTCCGACATCGCCAAGGAGGGCGTCGACGCCTACCTCGGCAAGCGTGACCCCGACTTCCTCGCGGTCGAGAAGGGCGAGAAGGAACCCGGCGACGCCGAGTAA
- a CDS encoding PaaD-like zinc ribbon domain-containing protein: MTVASEGRTGGDVDPDVEDADPDAEDADPDAADGTDRGDDEPTVRCPFCESTDVEQESQFGSEISKSQYYCNGCHTVFERIKYDGKRPDTS; encoded by the coding sequence ATGACGGTGGCATCCGAGGGCCGGACCGGCGGGGACGTGGACCCCGACGTCGAGGACGCGGATCCCGACGCCGAGGACGCGGATCCCGACGCCGCCGACGGGACCGACCGCGGCGACGACGAGCCGACGGTCCGGTGTCCGTTCTGCGAGTCGACGGACGTGGAGCAGGAGTCCCAGTTCGGCAGCGAGATCTCGAAGTCGCAGTACTACTGCAACGGCTGTCACACCGTCTTCGAGCGGATCAAGTACGACGGGAAGCGGCCCGACACGAGCTGA
- a CDS encoding Phenylacetic acid catabolic protein: protein MSEWPDAAVDYVQAITDTKLVLGHRYAQWSLTGPSLEDDIGGASAAQEEVGHVRQLFRLLEDQGRDSDWLDGHRDPEAVNNVASLDSIEGEWPAYLATMATADRAAWYLLDAIDHEDFGGMVTKMGEDEYFHLEYHDARLESLAEKEAEVIQSTLEETLPQALAFIGPAEHDAESDPLYAAGFTDRPVAEIRESYLRHFEDLFEGTPVSLENVDRSAPDLEAWNETRRRVNGGSIPEADLVQIRGDSNELYVMD, encoded by the coding sequence ATGAGCGAGTGGCCCGACGCCGCCGTGGACTACGTCCAGGCGATCACGGACACGAAGCTCGTCCTGGGACACCGCTACGCGCAGTGGTCCCTGACCGGTCCCTCGCTCGAGGACGACATCGGCGGCGCCAGCGCCGCCCAGGAGGAGGTCGGACACGTCCGACAGCTCTTCCGGCTCCTCGAGGACCAGGGACGCGACTCGGACTGGCTCGACGGACACCGCGATCCCGAGGCGGTCAACAACGTCGCCAGCCTCGATTCGATCGAGGGCGAGTGGCCCGCATACCTCGCGACGATGGCCACCGCCGACCGCGCCGCGTGGTACCTGCTCGATGCGATCGACCACGAGGACTTCGGCGGGATGGTGACGAAGATGGGCGAGGACGAGTACTTCCACCTGGAGTACCACGACGCCCGCCTCGAGAGCCTCGCCGAGAAGGAGGCCGAGGTCATCCAGTCGACGCTCGAGGAGACGCTGCCGCAGGCGCTCGCGTTCATCGGCCCCGCCGAACACGACGCCGAGTCGGACCCGCTGTACGCGGCCGGCTTCACCGACCGTCCCGTCGCCGAGATCCGCGAGTCCTACCTCCGTCACTTCGAGGACCTCTTCGAGGGAACCCCCGTCTCGCTCGAGAACGTGGACCGCTCGGCCCCCGACCTCGAGGCGTGGAACGAGACCCGCCGCCGCGTGAACGGCGGATCGATCCCCGAAGCCGATCTCGTCCAGATCCGCGGCGACAGCAACGAACTGTACGTGATGGACTGA
- a CDS encoding phenylacetic acid degradation PaaB family protein yields MTRHYEVFARINQGDETLHIGNVQADSDRLAKLYAHNTFDEEDWDFLAVVRREDVHEVDVDQEVLSPA; encoded by the coding sequence ATGACACGACATTACGAAGTCTTCGCCCGGATCAACCAGGGCGATGAGACGCTCCACATCGGAAACGTACAGGCGGACAGCGATCGGCTCGCGAAGCTGTACGCGCACAACACCTTCGACGAGGAGGATTGGGACTTCCTCGCGGTCGTCCGCCGGGAGGACGTTCACGAGGTCGACGTCGATCAGGAGGTGCTCTCGCCGGCATGA